In one Maniola jurtina chromosome 13, ilManJurt1.1, whole genome shotgun sequence genomic region, the following are encoded:
- the LOC123871445 gene encoding uncharacterized protein LOC123871445 has product MKLPEWFDEKKYNQGRRFYRDFFFMMSASMIVGVLAVFSIPSILNVLVGSRRSSSAYTAYKRYFSTHQHVNTWFDHELKPDSVAWRSLYVVRTRHIQAGRVARLKGTGIISQRDVALTLFGFIGFAFLKPDKFSIRQLKEGDWDAYNHCWKVIGHMIGLEDRYNICRDTYEETRQVCQILQDRVFTPCLENVPEYFEHMSRVMLEGVSIVLTDLETSSMMYALMCIAEVPGYINSERDRIDFQTKLRKHQVNGQHRDDGVMSTILVQECAIEGVLKKPPRMLYIRDYECMDDIPAYRQLPLLGKYKLAFNEMAVAFYATNIGRNIFNWHLKWAVFVASYIPYRALWHFGLKNVFVNIFKESPTDRSTPKPNSEYYKPQLPQPFYKVILSFLW; this is encoded by the exons GGGTCGTCGTTTCTAccgagatttttttttcatgatgtcAGCTTCAATGATTGTTGGGGTGCTAGCAGTGTTCTCTATTCCGTCAATACTGAACGTTCTCGTTGGCAGTCGCCGCTCCAGCTCCGCTTACACAGCGTATAAGCGATACTTCTCCACACACCAACACGTGAATACCTGGTTTGACCATGAGCTGAAGCCTGATTCAGT AGCCTGGCGATCACTCTACGTGGTCAGGACTCGCCACATTCAAGCAGGACGCGTTGCCAGATTAAAGGGAACAGGCATTATTTCCCAACGCGATGTGGCTCTTACCCTTTTTGGTTTTATAGGATTTGCCTTTCTTAAACCAGACAAGTTCAGTATTAGACAACTGAAAGAAGGCGATTGGGACGCGTACAACCATTGTTGGAAAGTTATTGGACACATGATTGGATTGGAGGACAG atATAACATTTGCCGAGACACCTACGAAGAAACTCGCCAAGTGTGTCAAATACTTCAGGACAGAGTATTCACGCCCTGTTTAGAGAACGTTCCAGAATATTTTGAGCATATGTCTCGTGTTATGTTAGAAGGTGTTAGTATTGTCTTGACGGACTTGGAGACTTCGTCCATGATGTATGCATTGATGTGTATAGCTGAGGTGCCTGGATATATCAATTCGGAACGAGATAGAATAGATTTCCAAACCAAGTTAAGGAAGCATCAAGTAAATGGACAACACCGCGATGACG GCGTGATGTCAACTATATTAGTACAAGAATGCGCAATAGAAGGAGTACTGAAAAAGCCACCACGTATGCTTTATATTCGCGACTACGAATGCATGGACGATATCCCAGCATATAGACAGCTACCTTTACTTGGAAAATATAAATTGGCATTCAACGAAATGGCAGTTGCATTTTACGCAACTAATATAGGAAGAAATATCTTTAACTGGCATTTAAAATGGGCAGTATTTGTCGCGTCTTACATACCGTATCGTGCTTTATGGCACTTTGGTTTGAAgaatgtttttgtaaatattttcaaagaaagcCCAACCGACAGGTCTACTCCTAAGCCAAATTCAGAGTATTATAAGCCACAGCTACCTCAGCCTTTTTATAAAGTGATATTATCTTTTTTGTGGTGA
- the LOC123871461 gene encoding uncharacterized protein LOC123871461, with amino-acid sequence MNLNVDEYINGLFSKEALEQPCDEKLPEGMRMPAWFDEKQYNKARRFYWEQCFQFTLSMILGLVAVFAVPSILQVLISSRPSNSTFTAYRRYVSTLLHTVSWFEHDLEPGSV; translated from the exons atgaatTTAAATG TGGACGAATACATAAATGGCCTGTTTTCAAAAGAAGCCCTTGAACAGCCTTGTGATGAAAAATTACCTGAGGGAATGAGAATGCCTGCATGGTTTGACGagaaacaatataataa AGCACGTCGCTTCTACTGGGAACAATGTTTTCAGTTCACCTTGTCCATGATACTGGGTCTCGTAGCAGTCTTCGCCGTGCCTTCGATCCTGCAAGTGCTCATTAGCTCCCGTCCCTCAAACTCTACTTTCACAGCGTACAGAAGATACGTATCCACGCTACTGCACACTGTTTCTTGGTTCGAACATGATTTGGAACCTGGGAGTGTGTAA
- the LOC123870989 gene encoding uncharacterized protein LOC123870989, whose product MSVTSLGVYAGQRRMRRFFRILTLVQEVNAKTEYDGHFEPRPWKVRVGLLGAIFNGYALLLFNSVIFIVRNCGKKSMALIRMYAYYFETTLVIFLITQDAILFITVYSATKAINYNIGRQLKKKQQSNLINKELEIVKYFLSICNILDLVNQSEGILLFLLICGLVLYIFVTVYYLLLNLLFSDISLESVLQVISQALWLIWHSSKLIVMIEPCHQLHEEMKNTKYLLSRLLCRSRRERVEQQSFLSPVRRELSSNTLSLEIPSFTPIGIVTFGRPLLATVCNINFFKSKTNMIKNFSAPISHR is encoded by the exons ATGAGCGTAACAAGTCTAGGAGTGTATGCTGGACAGCGCAGGATGAGGCGCTTCTTTCGGATACTGACACTAGTACAAGAG GTAAATGCGAAAACGGAATATGATGGACATTTCGAGCCCAGACCTTGGAAAGTTAGGGTTGGCTTGCTGGGCGCTATTTTTAATGGCTATGCACTGTTGCTGTTTAACTCGGTTATATTCATTGTAAGAAATTGTGGGAAAAAAT CAATGGCATTAATTCGTATGTACGCCTATTACTTTGAAACCACTTtagtgatatttttaataacGCAGGATGCTATTCTGTTTATCACTGTATATTCAGCGACGAAAGCCATCAATTATAACATAGGCCGACAATTGAAAAAGA AGCAACAATCGAATCTGATCAACAAGGAATTAGAGATAGTCAAGTATTTCTTATCGATTTGTAATATACTGGATCTTGTAAATCAATCTGAAGGCATTTTATTATTCCTGCTGATCTGTGGACTGGTCTTGTACATTTTCGTGACAGTGTACTATTTACTATTAAATTTGCTGTTCTCAG ATATTTCACTTGAATCAGTTTTACAAGTGATCAGTCAGGCATTATGGCTGATATGGCACAGTTCTAAACTGATAGTGATGATTGAACCTTGTCATCAGTTGCATGAAGAG ATGAAAAACACTAAATATCTGCTGAGTCGACTGCTTTGCCGCAGCAGAAGAGAAAGAGTAGAGCAGCAGTCTTTCCTGAGTCCTGTACGAAGGGAACTTTCCAGCAATACTCTCTCGTTAGAAATACCTTCCTTTACTCCCATTGGAATAGTCACGTTTGGCAGACCTTTATTGGCTACGGTGtgtaacattaatttttttaaatcaaaaacaaacatGATCAAGAATTTCTCTGCACCTATTTCTCATCGCTGA